A window from Salarias fasciatus chromosome 11, fSalaFa1.1, whole genome shotgun sequence encodes these proteins:
- the kel gene encoding kell blood group glycoprotein translates to MWNIKGRGCARWGNTATMSQSQTELQELERPVQPEPERNHRLPPRPEPRHSEDPLQVLQQNQRQHMLQQQQLPEQLQNQPLWIKHKRPILLLLGLSLCAAILGLIFYTHYKLHTKNNNQPVTPCVSPACRKASARLSTSIDPFTQPCDYFLFTCGSDTLWQDSGSRQRGQGIPGHPQNQMEKSAWPGRVPENEEKLQRRRGKDKTLNRKTVLLQHLKEILESNDMLNSSAVQKAKGFYHSCLDTSSLENTGAEPFLTLVQKLGGWAVSGKWNRTDFNSTLRLLMRDYATFPFFNLYVGKDPNEIGQKTTKRYIQIDQPDLLIPIEWNSKTQKSEAKTETLRPFLASCQRYLAMLGAPPSNRMIHVGLFISLSSELAVAASPLHYRLVKGQLHQRMTIKELQEQAPAIDWLGCLQATFHPLSLSEDDHVLLHNLPYIAQMSRIITKWLNKHETSTSGPLHTFMVLSLLHTMMPAMDSRFSDTRRNFSVILGNTDQEAPRWKHCVLETERGFGSVLTHLLSERTAQREAEETIQNVFSTFKAKLHELNWMDQKTHQLVMEKIHSFTPRLWTSEEISRGAELDLTFSEVTVSTHSFFSNYVQLLSLWQKRRSKLLTDPSEPADIMSVTPVLLGKDIVFPVGMFIPPLFHSTYPRAMNYGAAGFLITKDIIHLLLPEILSHSETMRAVGKCVWDHYLTVTDGAGRGSVSRLSAAQQQELWLQYFALQVALQAYQQSLRQRPGDSSLSGLSHTHLFLTAFSQINCDTDPYWEFMPLEPSFLITVICAKTNLCPTSLQCSLRPQQSSVQTC, encoded by the exons atgtgGAATATAAAAGGCAGGGGATGTGCACGCTGGGGAAACACTGCAACAATGAGTCAATCGCAAACAGAGCTCCAGGAG CTTGAGCGACCAGTCCAGCCAGAACCTGAGCGGAACCATCGGCTTCCACCCCGGCCTGAGCCGCGTCACAGTGAAGATCCCCTTCAGGTCCTGCAACAAAACCAGCGCCAGCATATGttacaacaacagcagctgccagagCAGCTCCAAAATCAACCTTTGTGGATAAAACACAAAAGGCCGATCCTCCTCCTTTTAGGCTTATCTTTATGTGCCGCCATACTGGGACTAATTTTCTATACGCATTACAAGCTCCACACAAAGAATAATAACCAGCCAG TGACTCCATGTGTGTCGCCAGCCTGTCGGAAGGCCTCAGCCAGACTCTCCACATCTATCGATCCCTTCACGCAGCCCTGTGACTACTTCTTGTTCACATGTGGATCAGATACGCTTTGGCAGGACAGCGGGAGCAGACAGAGGGGTCAGGGAATCCCGGGACATCCTCAAAACCAGATGGAGAAGTCGGCGTGGCCGGGGCGGGTACCAGAGAATGAGGAGAAACTCCAGAGGCGGCGGGGAAAAGATAAAACACTGAACCGGAaaactgtgctgctgcagcatctgAAGGAGATTTTAG aATCAAATGACATGCTGAACAGTTCAGCAGTACAGAAGGCTAAAGGATTCTACCACTCCTGCCTGGACACGAGTTCTCTGGAAAACACGGGAGCAGAGCCCTTCCTGACGCTGGTGCAGAAG CTGGGAGGCTGGGCAGTGTCGGGGAAGTGGAACCGGACAGATTTCAACTCCACGCTGAGATTACTAATGAGAGACTACGCCACATTTCCATTCTTCAACCTCTATGTGGGCAAAGATCCAAATGAAATTGgacaaaaaacaaccaaaagatACATACAG ATTGATCAGCCAGATTTGTTGATCCCAATTGAATGGAACAGCAAGACACAGAAGTCCGAGGCAAAAACCGAG ACTCTCCGGCCTTTCCTGGCATCCTGTCAGCGGTACCTGGCCATGCTGGGAGCCCCGCCGAGCAACAGAATGATCCACGTGGGCTTGTTCATCTCCCTGTCCTCTGAGCTGGCCGTGGCGGCTTCGCCTCTGCACTACCGCCTGGTGAAAGGACAGCTCCATCAGCGCATGACCATTAAAGAGCTACAA GAACAGGCCCCTGCTATCGACTGGCTGGGCTGTCTCCAGGCTACTTTCCACCCTCTGTCTCTCAGTGAAGACGACCACGTCCTGCTGCATAACTTACCCTACATCGCGCAAATGTCCCGGATCATTACCAAATGGCTGAACAAGCATGAAACGAGCACCAG CGGTCCCCTCCACACCTTCATGGTCCTCAGCCTGCTGCACACCATGATGCCTGCCATGGACTCCAGATTCTCCGACACACGGAGGAATTTCTCTGTGATTCTGGGAAACACTGATCAG GAAGCCCCTCGCTGGAAACACTGTGTGCTGGAGACAGAGCGAGGATTTGGCTCAGTCCTCACACACCTTCTCAGTGAGCGCACAGCCCAAagagag GCAGAGGAGACTATACAGAACGTATTTTCCACCTTCAAGGCCAAATTACATGAGTTGAATTGGATGGATCAGAAAACTCACCAGCTTGTCATGGAGAAG ATTCACTCTTTCACTCCAAGACTCTGGACTTCAGAGGAGATCTCCAGGGGAGCCGAGCTAGACCTGACGTTTTCAGAG GTGACTGTCAGCACACACAGCTTCTTCTCCAACTACGTCCAGCTGCTGTCGCTGTGGCAGAAAAGGCGCAGTAAACTCCTGACCGATCCGAGCGAGCCTGCTgatat TATGTCTGTCACACCAGTTCTGCTGGGTAAAGACATCGTGTTTCCCGTGGGAATGTTCatccctcctctctttcattCCACATACCCCAG AGCCATGAATTACGGTGCAGCTGGTTTCCTCATCACCAAAGATAtcatccatctgctgctgcCCGAGA TTCTCTCTCACAGTGAGACGATGCGTGCTgtggggaagtgtgtgtgggatCACTACCTCACCGTGACTGACGGAGCGGGTCGAGGCAGCGTGTCTCGGCTCTCAGccgcacagcagcaggaactgtGGCTGCAGTACTTTGCGCTGCAGGTAGCACTGCAG GCCTATCAGCAGAGTCTGAGGCAGCGTCCCGGAGACAGCTCCCTGTCGGGGCTGTCACACACTCATCTGTTTCTCACAGCTTTCTCACAG ATTAACTGTGACACTGACCCGTACTGGGAGTTCATGCCTCTGGAGCCTTCCTTCTTGATCACAGTCATTTGTGCCAAAACAAACCTGTGTCCTACCAGCCTCCAGTGCTCACTCAGGCCCCAGCAGAGTTCAGTACAAACATGCTGA
- the emg1 gene encoding ribosomal RNA small subunit methyltransferase NEP1, translating into MAAPGGKKRGLEHLDEYEPKPAKHLRSLHDRMAERRLVVILEGASLETVKVGKTFELLNCDQHKNIILKSGRDPGHIRPDITHQCLLMLMDSPLNRAGLLQVYIHTEKNALIEINPQTRIPRTFPRFCGLMVQLLHKLSVRAADGPQKLLRMIKNPVSDHLPPGCPRISTSFSAGEAVCPRTVVPEGPAAVVIGAFAHGAVNVDYTEKTISISNYPLSAALTCAKMCSAFEEVWGVL; encoded by the exons ATGGCGGCGCCTGGTGGGAAGAAGCGTGGCCTCGAACATTTGGACGAATATGAGCCAAAACCAGCCAAACACCTCCGCAGTTTGCACGACCGGATGGCCGAGAGGAGGCTGGTCGTTATTCTGGAGGGAGCGTCGCTGGAAACCGTGAAG gTTGGAAAAACATTCGAGCTTTTAAACTGCGACCAACATAAGAATATAATCTTGAAAAGTGGAAGAGATCCTGGACACATCAGACCTGATATCACACACCAG TGTCTGCTCATGCTGATGGACAGTCCACTGAACAGAGCGGGGCTCCTGCAGGTTTACatccacacagagaaaaacGCCTTAATAGAGATCAACCCACAGACGCGCATCCCAAGAACGTTCCCTCGGTTTTGTGGTCTTATGG ttcagctgctgcacaaacTCAGTGTGAGAGCTGCCGATGGCCCGCAAAAGCTTCTAAGGATGATCAAAAATCCAGTGTCTGACCACCTGCCTCCAGGCTGTCCTCGTATTTCCACCTCTTTCTCTGCGGGAGAAGCCGTTTGCCCCCGGACTGTGGTGCCGGAGGGCCCTGCTGCAGTGGTCATTGGAGCATTCGCACATGGAGCG GTGAACGTGGACTACACAGAGAAGACCATCTCCATCAGTAACTACCCCTTGTCTGCAGCACTGACCTGCGCTAAGATGTGCTCTGCCTTTGAGGAAGTGTGGGGGGTCCTGTGA